A genomic segment from Thermotoga neapolitana DSM 4359 encodes:
- the rplJ gene encoding 50S ribosomal protein L10: MLTRQQKEAIVKEMTEIFKRSSLALFADFTGFTVADLTELRSRLREKYNGGARFKVVKNTLLTLSLKDAGYEGYEEFLKGPTAVLYVTDGDPVEAVKIIYNFYKEKNADLSKLKGGFLEGRKFSSEEVEKIAKLPSKEELYAMLVGRVKAPISGLVFVLSGILRNLVLVLNAVKEKKSE, from the coding sequence TTGCTGACCAGACAACAAAAAGAAGCAATAGTGAAAGAGATGACCGAGATATTCAAGAGATCATCCCTGGCACTGTTCGCAGATTTTACAGGGTTCACCGTAGCCGATCTCACAGAACTCCGTTCCAGGCTGAGAGAAAAGTACAACGGCGGTGCCAGATTCAAAGTTGTGAAGAACACACTCCTCACCCTTTCACTGAAGGATGCAGGCTACGAAGGATATGAAGAATTTCTCAAAGGTCCTACCGCTGTTCTCTACGTCACCGACGGTGATCCAGTTGAGGCGGTGAAGATCATCTACAACTTCTACAAGGAAAAGAACGCAGATCTCTCAAAACTCAAAGGTGGATTCCTTGAGGGAAGGAAGTTCTCTTCGGAAGAAGTGGAAAAGATAGCGAAACTTCCATCCAAAGAAGAACTCTACGCTATGCTCGTTGGTCGCGTGAAGGCACCGATATCTGGTCTTGTCTTCGTGTTGAGTGGAATTCTGAGGAACCTTGTGCTTGTGCTCAATGCCGTTAAAGAGAAAAAATCTGAATGA
- the thyX gene encoding FAD-dependent thymidylate synthase: MKIPVLDKGFVELVDVMGNDLSAVRAARVSFNMELKDEEKDRRLVEYLMRHGHESPFEHIVFTFHVKAPIFVARQWFRHRIASYNELSGRYSKLTYEFYIPPLQRFGQTRIVPEKVIEKISHVVNESYQTYMELLEAGVPREVARIVLPLNLYTRFYWTVNARSLMNFLNLRADSHAQWEIQQYAVAIAKIFREKCPWTYEAFIKYAYKGDLLREV, encoded by the coding sequence ATGAAAATACCCGTTCTCGACAAGGGATTCGTCGAACTGGTAGACGTCATGGGAAACGATCTTTCGGCAGTCCGAGCCGCCAGAGTTTCTTTCAACATGGAACTGAAAGACGAAGAAAAAGACAGACGCCTTGTTGAATACCTCATGAGACACGGCCACGAGTCTCCTTTCGAACACATCGTGTTCACCTTCCACGTGAAGGCACCTATATTCGTTGCAAGACAGTGGTTCAGGCACAGAATCGCTTCCTACAACGAATTGAGTGGGAGATACTCGAAACTCACCTACGAGTTCTACATTCCTCCTCTACAGCGTTTTGGGCAGACCAGGATCGTCCCCGAAAAGGTCATCGAGAAAATATCGCACGTGGTGAACGAGTCTTATCAGACTTACATGGAATTGCTCGAAGCTGGAGTTCCCAGGGAAGTCGCCAGGATAGTGCTCCCTCTCAACCTCTACACGCGATTTTACTGGACCGTGAACGCAAGAAGTCTCATGAACTTTCTGAATCTGAGGGCAGATTCACATGCACAGTGGGAAATTCAGCAGTACGCCGTTGCCATAGCAAAGATCTTCAGAGAGAAATGCCCCTGGACGTACGAAGCCTTCATCAAATACGCCTACAAAGGAGATCTCCTGAGGGAGGTATGA
- a CDS encoding DNA-directed RNA polymerase subunit beta, with translation MKEISCGRRTRVSFGKTHEPLPVPDLVEIQKSSYQKFLEKGLLEVLKKFSPIYSQSTRSDLKRSDKGFALEFVSTRVGDPTVDPLECKAKGLTYSVPVYATARLTDLKSGEMKEEEVFLGYIPYMTERGTFIINGAERVVVNQIVVSPGLYFSSEYIDREEYGGYFLPSRGAWLEVILDPYDGVLYAGLDGKKVNLFLFLKTIGYEKDEDILSLYPTFLDADDEDSLLLHVGSIILEDIYDGDRKIAEKWDILTKDLAERILMSSNIEQIKIVHPIAQNTFEKMLEILSTGEESETEEERTKVYGLNEVTVVDAYLEIFRRLRPEELPRINAAKRYLHDLFFNSERYDLSEVGRYKVNERLKNAYIRYLIEVEGEDPEEARKKTYSETATILKPLDIVLASRILFDYFERRYINDFEIDSYELKSLIRIFKEEYLSKRKTAPYDLRKLITTFRRNYDVTSDIGVFAAIRYVSNINKELPSIPFDTKDHLGNKRVRSVGELVQREFERLFARAQKAIQERLTLISSLSKVSIQSLINIKSIISTVNQFFAMNQLSQFMDQVNPLSELTHKRRVSAVGPGGLRRESKVFEARNVHYSQYGRLCPIETPEGANIGFITSLAIYAKVDEYGFLMTPYRKVVNGKVTDEIVYLRANEEEEYKIVPATTPVDEEGNIIPERVVARMGEDIRLVPREEVDLMDVSTKQPFSVSASLIPFLEHDDASRALMGSNMQRQAVPLLKTEAPLVGTGMEWEAAKNSGYVVLARHNGIVKEVDASKIVIHRTDENGNPMYDENGNPVLDEYRLLKFVRSNQDTTINQKPIVNEGDFVKEGDPIADGPATDMGELALGRNILVAFMPWEGYNYEDAILVSQELLEEDVFTSVHIEVYETQARETRLGPEEITADIPNVSKELLKNLDENGIIRVGAYVVSDYGVGSQAILVGKVTPKGEGDTTPEEKIIRSVFGERGRDVKDTSLRLPHGVEGRVIRVDVYDQNDIADLGSGVLKLVRVYVATRKTLDIGDKLAGRHGNKGVVSNILPKEDMPFLPDGTPVQMVLNPLGIPSRMNVGQILETHLGWLAKLTGKWFATPVFEGAKEDEILKPLYEERKKRGLHLGDDENNPTGKVILRDGRTGEPFDNPVVVGYMYMLKLVHIAKEKIHARSTGPYSLIHQQPLGGKSHFGGQRLGEMEVWALEAYGAAHTLAEMLTIKSDDIKGRNETYKAILKNMNIPEPGVPESFRVLIKELRGLALDVRLYDENGNEIDIDKY, from the coding sequence ATGAAAGAGATTTCCTGTGGTAGGAGAACGAGGGTTTCCTTCGGCAAAACTCATGAACCCCTACCAGTACCTGACCTTGTGGAAATTCAGAAAAGCTCCTACCAGAAGTTTCTTGAAAAAGGCCTTCTCGAAGTCCTCAAAAAGTTTTCCCCCATTTACTCACAATCGACCCGTTCAGATTTGAAAAGATCCGACAAAGGATTCGCCCTCGAATTCGTCTCCACAAGAGTGGGAGATCCTACCGTTGATCCCCTGGAGTGCAAGGCCAAGGGTTTGACCTACAGTGTTCCCGTGTACGCAACCGCACGGCTCACAGACCTGAAAAGCGGTGAAATGAAGGAAGAAGAAGTGTTCCTGGGGTACATTCCCTACATGACGGAAAGAGGTACCTTCATAATAAACGGTGCTGAAAGGGTCGTTGTCAATCAAATAGTGGTCTCTCCAGGTCTGTACTTCTCCTCTGAATACATAGACAGAGAAGAGTACGGTGGATACTTCCTCCCCTCCCGAGGAGCATGGCTCGAGGTTATCCTCGATCCGTACGATGGTGTTCTCTACGCTGGTTTGGATGGGAAAAAGGTCAATCTCTTTCTGTTTCTGAAGACCATAGGATACGAAAAAGACGAGGATATTCTCTCACTCTATCCCACATTCCTGGATGCAGACGATGAGGATAGTCTCCTTTTACACGTTGGTTCTATCATCCTCGAAGACATCTACGACGGTGACAGAAAAATAGCGGAAAAGTGGGATATCCTCACCAAAGATCTGGCAGAAAGAATTCTGATGTCGTCCAACATAGAGCAGATCAAGATTGTTCATCCAATCGCTCAGAACACTTTCGAGAAAATGCTTGAGATTCTTTCCACCGGCGAGGAAAGTGAAACCGAGGAGGAAAGAACTAAGGTTTACGGCTTGAATGAGGTAACGGTTGTGGATGCCTACCTTGAGATCTTCAGAAGACTGAGGCCAGAAGAACTCCCAAGGATCAACGCTGCGAAGAGATATTTGCACGACCTGTTTTTCAATTCGGAAAGGTACGATCTTTCGGAAGTGGGAAGGTACAAAGTGAACGAAAGGCTGAAGAACGCTTACATAAGGTACCTGATAGAAGTCGAAGGTGAAGATCCAGAAGAAGCCAGGAAGAAAACCTACAGCGAAACAGCCACCATTCTGAAGCCTCTCGACATTGTTCTTGCCTCAAGAATACTCTTCGATTACTTCGAAAGAAGATACATAAACGACTTTGAAATAGATTCCTACGAGTTGAAGAGTCTGATAAGGATATTCAAAGAGGAATATCTTTCAAAAAGGAAAACTGCGCCGTACGATCTGAGAAAGCTCATCACCACATTCAGAAGAAACTACGATGTCACCTCAGACATAGGTGTTTTTGCGGCCATTAGATACGTTTCCAACATAAACAAGGAACTTCCATCGATCCCCTTCGACACGAAGGATCATCTCGGAAACAAGCGAGTCAGATCGGTGGGAGAACTTGTACAGAGGGAGTTTGAAAGACTCTTTGCTCGAGCGCAAAAGGCCATACAGGAACGACTCACTCTGATAAGTTCTCTGAGTAAGGTCTCCATACAGAGTTTGATAAACATCAAGTCCATCATTTCAACGGTTAACCAGTTTTTCGCCATGAATCAGCTCTCCCAGTTCATGGACCAGGTGAACCCACTCTCAGAACTCACCCACAAGAGAAGGGTATCAGCGGTCGGTCCGGGTGGTCTGAGAAGAGAATCGAAAGTCTTCGAAGCAAGAAACGTTCACTACTCACAGTATGGAAGGTTGTGTCCCATTGAAACCCCTGAAGGTGCGAACATAGGATTCATCACATCACTTGCGATATATGCCAAAGTGGACGAATACGGTTTCTTGATGACACCTTACAGAAAAGTGGTCAACGGTAAGGTGACAGACGAGATCGTCTATCTGAGAGCGAACGAGGAGGAAGAGTACAAGATCGTTCCCGCTACAACCCCTGTGGATGAAGAAGGTAACATCATTCCTGAAAGAGTTGTGGCGCGTATGGGTGAAGACATCAGACTCGTTCCCAGAGAAGAAGTGGACCTTATGGACGTTTCCACGAAGCAACCGTTCAGCGTTTCCGCTTCTCTCATACCCTTCCTCGAACACGATGATGCCAGCAGGGCTCTCATGGGTTCCAACATGCAGAGGCAGGCCGTTCCTCTTTTGAAAACGGAAGCCCCACTCGTTGGAACGGGTATGGAATGGGAAGCGGCGAAGAACTCTGGTTATGTTGTTCTGGCACGGCACAACGGGATCGTAAAAGAAGTGGATGCGTCCAAAATCGTCATTCATCGAACCGACGAAAACGGGAATCCCATGTACGATGAAAATGGAAATCCCGTTCTGGACGAGTACAGGTTGCTGAAGTTTGTGAGGTCCAACCAGGATACAACCATAAACCAGAAGCCCATTGTGAACGAGGGAGACTTCGTCAAAGAGGGTGATCCAATAGCCGATGGTCCTGCAACGGACATGGGTGAACTTGCTCTTGGAAGGAACATACTCGTTGCGTTCATGCCATGGGAAGGCTACAACTACGAGGACGCCATTCTGGTCAGTCAGGAACTCCTCGAAGAGGATGTCTTCACATCCGTTCACATAGAGGTCTACGAAACACAGGCCAGAGAAACGAGGTTGGGACCTGAGGAGATCACCGCGGACATTCCGAACGTGAGCAAAGAACTCCTCAAGAATCTCGACGAGAACGGAATCATAAGGGTGGGAGCTTACGTTGTGAGTGACTACGGAGTGGGTTCTCAGGCCATTCTCGTTGGGAAGGTAACTCCCAAGGGAGAAGGAGACACCACCCCGGAGGAGAAGATCATCAGATCGGTCTTCGGAGAGAGAGGTCGAGACGTCAAAGATACTTCCCTGAGGCTTCCGCACGGTGTTGAAGGAAGAGTCATAAGGGTGGATGTGTACGATCAGAACGATATAGCGGACCTGGGATCCGGTGTTTTGAAACTGGTCAGGGTTTACGTGGCAACCAGGAAAACACTGGACATAGGAGACAAACTGGCGGGACGTCACGGAAACAAGGGAGTTGTTTCCAACATTCTTCCAAAGGAAGACATGCCGTTCCTGCCCGATGGAACACCGGTTCAGATGGTTCTGAATCCGCTTGGTATTCCATCCCGTATGAACGTTGGTCAGATCCTCGAAACACACCTTGGATGGCTCGCAAAATTGACGGGCAAGTGGTTCGCAACACCCGTTTTCGAAGGTGCAAAAGAAGATGAAATTCTGAAACCACTGTACGAAGAAAGGAAGAAGAGAGGACTCCACCTTGGAGACGACGAAAACAACCCGACTGGAAAGGTGATTCTCAGGGACGGAAGAACGGGAGAGCCCTTCGACAATCCCGTGGTGGTCGGTTACATGTACATGTTGAAGCTCGTTCACATAGCCAAAGAGAAGATACACGCAAGATCCACAGGACCCTACTCTCTGATTCACCAGCAACCCCTCGGAGGAAAATCCCACTTCGGTGGTCAAAGACTTGGAGAGATGGAGGTCTGGGCTCTGGAGGCGTACGGAGCAGCACACACCCTTGCGGAGATGCTGACAATAAAGTCCGATGATATCAAGGGCAGAAACGAAACCTACAAGGCCATACTCAAAAACATGAACATACCAGAACCGGGTGTTCCTGAAAGTTTCAGGGTTCTCATCAAAGAGCTCAGAGGGCTTGCCCTTGATGTGAGGCTCTACGATGAGAATGGTAACGAGATAGATATCGATAAGTACTGA
- the rplL gene encoding 50S ribosomal protein L7/L12: MTIDEIVEAIEKLTVSELAELVKKLEDKFGVTAAAPVAVAAAPVAGAAGAAQEEKTEFDVILKSFGQNKVQVIKVVREITGLGLKEAKDLVEKAGTPDAVIKSGVSKEEAEEIKKKLEEAGAEVELK; encoded by the coding sequence ATGACGATTGATGAAATCGTTGAAGCTATCGAGAAACTGACGGTTTCAGAGCTGGCAGAACTCGTTAAAAAGCTGGAGGACAAATTCGGTGTGACGGCTGCTGCTCCCGTGGCGGTTGCTGCTGCGCCTGTGGCAGGTGCTGCTGGAGCTGCTCAGGAAGAGAAGACGGAATTCGATGTGATCCTGAAGAGCTTCGGCCAGAACAAAGTTCAGGTGATCAAAGTTGTGAGAGAGATCACGGGTCTTGGTTTGAAAGAGGCAAAGGATCTCGTCGAAAAGGCAGGAACGCCGGATGCCGTCATCAAGAGCGGCGTTTCCAAGGAAGAGGCCGAAGAGATCAAGAAGAAGCTCGAAGAAGCTGGTGCCGAGGTGGAATTGAAGTAA
- the nusG gene encoding transcription termination/antitermination protein NusG yields MKKNWYIIVTMSGYEEKVKENIERKIEATGIRNLVGRIVIPEEVVLDATSPSERIILSPKAKLHVNNGKDVNKGDLIAEEPPIYARRNGVIVEVKNVRRIVIETIDKKYTKTYYIPESAGIETGLKVGTKVKQGLPLSKNEEYICELDGRIVEIERMKKVVVQTPEGEQDVYYIPKDVFDRTRIKKGKEVKQGEMLAEARKFFAKVSGRVEVVDYPTRKEIRIYKTKKRKLFPGYVFIEMIMNDEAYNFVRSVPYVMGFVSSGGQPIPVKDKEIRPILRLAGLEEYEEKKKPVKVEMGFKVGDTVKIISGPFEDFAGVIKEIDPERQELKVNVTIFGRETPVVLHVSEVEKIE; encoded by the coding sequence ATGAAAAAGAACTGGTACATAATAGTCACCATGTCAGGCTACGAGGAAAAGGTTAAAGAAAACATCGAAAGAAAAATAGAAGCCACAGGTATCAGGAATCTTGTTGGTCGGATAGTGATTCCTGAGGAAGTGGTCTTGGATGCTACCAGTCCTTCTGAGAGGATCATTCTCTCCCCCAAAGCCAAGTTGCATGTTAACAACGGCAAGGATGTGAACAAGGGAGATCTCATAGCCGAAGAACCTCCCATCTACGCGAGACGAAACGGTGTAATCGTCGAAGTGAAAAACGTGAGGAGGATAGTGATAGAAACCATCGACAAAAAGTACACAAAAACCTACTACATACCCGAGTCGGCCGGTATCGAAACAGGTTTGAAAGTTGGCACAAAAGTCAAACAGGGACTGCCTCTCTCAAAGAACGAAGAGTACATCTGTGAACTCGATGGTAGGATCGTTGAGATAGAGCGCATGAAGAAGGTGGTCGTTCAGACACCAGAGGGAGAACAGGATGTTTACTACATTCCAAAGGATGTCTTTGACAGGACAAGAATAAAAAAAGGAAAAGAAGTGAAACAAGGAGAAATGCTCGCAGAAGCTAGAAAATTCTTTGCAAAGGTTTCTGGAAGGGTCGAAGTCGTCGATTATCCAACGAGAAAAGAGATCAGGATCTACAAAACAAAGAAGAGGAAACTCTTTCCGGGATACGTCTTCATAGAGATGATCATGAACGATGAAGCGTACAACTTTGTCCGTTCTGTGCCTTACGTCATGGGATTTGTGAGTTCCGGTGGACAACCCATTCCCGTCAAGGATAAAGAGATAAGACCTATTCTGAGACTTGCTGGTCTTGAGGAGTACGAAGAGAAGAAGAAGCCTGTCAAGGTGGAAATGGGTTTCAAAGTGGGAGATACGGTGAAAATCATAAGTGGTCCATTCGAAGATTTCGCTGGTGTCATCAAAGAGATAGATCCGGAAAGACAGGAACTGAAGGTCAACGTTACCATCTTTGGAAGAGAAACGCCCGTTGTGCTCCACGTCTCCGAAGTGGAGAAGATCGAGTGA
- a CDS encoding BamA/OMP85 family outer membrane protein yields MSMKRKTLVVLVIAFLAVSSMAVYISDVKFEGLNVITPDFITQKVGKLFGEVTSDEIQDYLKKIFDLGYFSSLTPSLEPSDVGYRLVVTLKENPTVSDWRIEVEGPGLVDRKEIEKLVKIEKGKPLNTNSLKETFEAIRNRYQEAGYFLVEINGSFENGTYRIVVKEYALWDIVFNGETDGLDIVSILSKAKIKTLRDYYASSPLVRFFTMSKKDFYPTLSEVNKLISVLNSYPFFSRETSVDFKKTTVKDIEEKNVVIMVINVVQRRIFEGEKKFKEILFHGNTIFTDQELLRASGLSTDETYTNSQILLAMNRLVDFYERNNYPYVWVEARVEDDRLVFNVYEKYVRSVKIEGLKRTRPYVVENLITIKEGEPLNKEEIMLTYSYLQNSRYFDSVNIYPQLSQNATQVDVVVDLKEAEKTRNFIGGLGWTMPKEGEWWQGFSGTVQLSAVNSFGYGESFSIDLNLGFIERSVEGTVKLPIKLDVPMNLELGAGYTNYATSSGTDTVSLKGIVSTLPYKGHSFGVGALYEKELVEDSKGTLAALFKYRYNTKNSAILPTEGYYLSFDLTRAGLFGLNDQKYWKGILTSEAYYPIFESLYWSFKGTGGMVYNEIGTELLEVSGPYTVRGYDYFETEKMFKLSVDLNWILQRENVPVVTGVFFDYGGIEEDGNMKLLSSAGVKLDLVIPLLGSVEVGGAYRFNEKNWQIYFFMGGW; encoded by the coding sequence ATGAGCATGAAAAGAAAAACCCTGGTAGTACTGGTTATAGCGTTTCTTGCCGTTTCTTCCATGGCAGTCTACATATCCGACGTGAAATTCGAAGGGCTGAACGTCATCACCCCGGACTTCATCACCCAAAAAGTCGGGAAACTCTTTGGTGAAGTGACATCAGATGAAATACAGGATTATCTGAAGAAGATCTTTGATCTTGGTTACTTTTCCTCACTCACCCCATCTCTGGAACCATCGGATGTGGGATACAGGCTTGTTGTAACGTTGAAAGAAAATCCCACGGTCAGTGACTGGAGGATTGAGGTGGAAGGACCTGGCCTTGTTGATCGAAAAGAAATCGAAAAACTCGTGAAGATAGAAAAGGGCAAGCCGTTGAACACGAATTCCCTGAAGGAGACCTTCGAAGCGATCAGAAACAGGTACCAGGAAGCAGGGTACTTCCTTGTGGAGATAAACGGAAGTTTCGAGAACGGGACTTACAGAATAGTTGTAAAAGAGTACGCTCTCTGGGACATCGTGTTCAACGGTGAAACGGATGGACTGGACATCGTGTCCATCCTGTCGAAAGCAAAGATAAAGACCCTGAGAGATTACTACGCTTCCTCTCCTCTTGTCAGATTCTTCACGATGAGTAAAAAGGACTTCTATCCTACCCTTTCAGAGGTGAACAAACTCATCTCCGTTTTGAACTCCTATCCCTTCTTCTCCCGGGAAACATCCGTGGACTTCAAGAAGACGACGGTGAAGGATATCGAAGAGAAAAACGTCGTCATCATGGTCATCAACGTGGTGCAGAGAAGAATATTCGAAGGAGAGAAAAAATTCAAAGAGATCCTCTTCCATGGAAACACGATCTTCACAGATCAGGAACTGCTCCGCGCGTCCGGTCTCTCTACGGATGAGACCTACACGAATTCTCAGATTCTTCTTGCCATGAACAGGCTGGTGGATTTCTATGAAAGAAACAACTATCCGTACGTCTGGGTAGAAGCCAGGGTGGAAGATGACAGGCTCGTGTTCAATGTCTATGAGAAGTACGTCCGATCGGTCAAAATAGAAGGGCTGAAGAGAACCAGACCGTACGTGGTGGAAAACCTGATCACCATAAAGGAAGGAGAACCTCTCAACAAAGAGGAGATCATGCTCACGTATTCCTACCTTCAGAACAGCAGGTACTTTGACTCGGTGAACATCTATCCACAACTCTCTCAGAACGCAACTCAAGTCGACGTTGTTGTAGATCTGAAGGAAGCGGAAAAGACGAGAAACTTCATCGGTGGGCTCGGCTGGACCATGCCAAAAGAGGGTGAGTGGTGGCAGGGATTCTCCGGAACCGTTCAACTCTCTGCTGTGAACTCCTTCGGATACGGAGAGTCGTTCTCGATTGACTTAAACCTTGGATTCATCGAAAGAAGCGTTGAGGGAACGGTCAAACTTCCCATCAAACTCGATGTTCCTATGAATCTCGAACTTGGAGCAGGATACACAAATTATGCTACCTCTAGCGGAACAGACACGGTCAGCCTGAAAGGGATTGTTTCCACCCTTCCGTACAAGGGACACTCCTTTGGAGTCGGTGCGCTCTACGAAAAGGAACTGGTTGAAGACAGCAAAGGAACACTGGCAGCACTCTTCAAATACAGGTACAACACGAAAAACTCGGCCATTCTTCCAACGGAAGGGTATTATCTTTCTTTCGATCTGACGCGGGCAGGTCTCTTCGGACTGAATGACCAGAAATACTGGAAAGGGATTCTGACCAGTGAGGCGTACTACCCGATCTTTGAAAGCCTGTACTGGAGTTTCAAAGGAACAGGTGGTATGGTCTACAACGAGATTGGAACGGAACTTCTCGAGGTGTCCGGACCTTACACGGTCCGTGGCTACGACTACTTCGAAACTGAAAAGATGTTCAAACTCTCTGTTGATCTGAACTGGATTCTTCAGAGAGAGAACGTTCCGGTTGTGACCGGTGTGTTCTTCGACTACGGTGGTATAGAGGAAGATGGAAACATGAAACTTCTCTCCTCCGCCGGTGTGAAACTCGATCTTGTGATTCCTCTTCTTGGAAGTGTAGAAGTCGGAGGTGCCTACAGATTCAACGAAAAGAACTGGCAAATCTACTTCTTCATGGGTGGCTGGTGA
- the secE gene encoding preprotein translocase subunit SecE, with the protein MEKLRRFFREVIAEAKKISWPSRKELLTSFSVVLVILIVTGLYFFVLDFIFSGVVSAIFKALGIG; encoded by the coding sequence GTGGAAAAACTTCGAAGATTTTTCAGAGAAGTGATCGCCGAGGCAAAGAAAATCTCCTGGCCCTCCCGAAAGGAGCTCCTGACTTCCTTCAGTGTTGTTCTCGTAATTCTGATAGTCACGGGGCTTTATTTTTTTGTGCTGGATTTCATATTCTCTGGCGTGGTTAGTGCTATTTTCAAAGCACTCGGCATAGGATAA
- the rpmG gene encoding 50S ribosomal protein L33, which produces MRVLVALKCSKCGNKNYYTTKNKDKRAKLELRKYCPKCNSHTVHTETKA; this is translated from the coding sequence ATGCGAGTGCTGGTAGCTCTGAAATGTTCCAAGTGTGGAAACAAGAATTACTATACTACGAAGAACAAAGACAAGAGAGCAAAACTTGAGTTGAGAAAATACTGTCCAAAGTGCAATTCTCACACTGTTCATACCGAAACAAAGGCATAA
- the rplA gene encoding 50S ribosomal protein L1, with product MPKHSKRYLEAKKLVDRTKYYDLDEAVELVKKTATAKFDETIELHIQTGIDYRKPDQHIRGTIVLPHGTGKEVKVLVFARGEKAKEAQEAGADYVGAEDLVEKIEKEGFLDFDVAIATPDMMRVIGRLGKILGPRGLMPSPKSGTVTNEVAEAVKEFKKGRIEVRTDKTGNIHIPVGKKSFDNEKIKENVISAIKQIMQMKPAGVKGQFIKKAVLASTMGPGIKLNLQSILNE from the coding sequence ATGCCGAAGCACTCCAAAAGATATCTGGAAGCAAAAAAGCTGGTGGATCGTACAAAGTACTATGATCTGGACGAAGCGGTGGAGCTCGTCAAGAAAACGGCCACCGCGAAGTTCGATGAAACTATAGAGCTTCACATCCAGACGGGAATAGATTACAGAAAGCCTGACCAGCACATAAGAGGAACCATCGTTCTTCCTCATGGAACAGGAAAAGAGGTCAAAGTCCTCGTGTTTGCAAGGGGAGAAAAGGCCAAAGAAGCACAGGAAGCAGGAGCAGATTACGTGGGAGCGGAGGATCTTGTGGAGAAGATAGAAAAAGAAGGTTTCCTTGATTTTGATGTCGCGATAGCAACTCCAGACATGATGAGGGTGATAGGAAGACTCGGAAAGATACTCGGACCCAGGGGACTGATGCCCTCGCCGAAATCCGGGACCGTCACGAACGAGGTAGCGGAGGCTGTTAAAGAGTTCAAAAAGGGAAGGATAGAGGTCAGAACAGACAAAACGGGAAACATTCATATACCTGTAGGAAAGAAGAGCTTTGATAATGAAAAAATCAAAGAAAACGTCATATCCGCCATCAAGCAGATTATGCAGATGAAACCGGCGGGAGTGAAGGGACAGTTTATAAAGAAGGCGGTTCTCGCTTCTACAATGGGACCAGGGATAAAATTGAATCTCCAGAGCATTTTGAATGAGTAA
- the rplK gene encoding 50S ribosomal protein L11: MAKKVAAQIKLQLPAGKATPAPPVGPALGQHGVNIMEFCKRFNAETADKAGMILPVVITVYEDKSFTFIIKTPPASFLLKKAAGIESGSSEPKRKIVGKVTRKQIEEIAKIKMPDLNANDLEAAMRIIEGTARSMGIEVVD; encoded by the coding sequence ATGGCGAAGAAGGTAGCGGCTCAGATCAAGTTGCAGTTACCGGCGGGAAAGGCTACGCCTGCGCCACCGGTTGGACCCGCTCTGGGACAGCATGGTGTGAACATCATGGAGTTCTGTAAGAGATTCAACGCAGAAACAGCGGACAAGGCAGGAATGATTCTTCCTGTCGTTATCACTGTGTACGAAGACAAATCGTTCACCTTCATCATCAAAACACCCCCTGCGTCTTTTCTCTTGAAGAAAGCCGCGGGCATAGAGAGTGGTTCTTCTGAACCGAAGAGAAAAATCGTTGGTAAGGTCACCAGAAAACAGATCGAAGAGATCGCAAAAATAAAGATGCCGGACCTGAACGCCAACGACCTTGAGGCAGCCATGAGGATCATAGAGGGAACGGCCAGAAGCATGGGAATAGAAGTGGTAGACTGA